A window from Neobacillus sp. PS3-40 encodes these proteins:
- a CDS encoding DUF6154 family protein: MKLVDELYDLYRNKLTGDEEDIDMLTFAFLEEMTREDLISMIAEMDEQELYDLMGLYLIESLKGKFAKEELGQQRTPTYQPRNIH, translated from the coding sequence ATGAAATTAGTCGATGAGCTATATGATCTTTACCGGAATAAGCTGACAGGTGACGAAGAAGATATTGATATGCTTACCTTTGCTTTTCTAGAAGAAATGACACGTGAAGATTTAATTAGTATGATTGCCGAAATGGATGAACAAGAATTATATGATTTAATGGGGTTATACTTAATTGAAAGCTTAAAGGGGAAGTTTGCTAAGGAAGAATTGGGACAACAGAGAACTCCTACTTATCAACCCCGTAATATACATTAA
- the yidD gene encoding membrane protein insertion efficiency factor YidD: MLKKMFISLIRFYQIVISPLKPPTCRFYPTCSHYGLEAVQRYGAIKGGWLAIKRILKCHPFHPGGIDPVPDKWGKKKEN; the protein is encoded by the coding sequence ATGTTAAAAAAAATGTTTATCTCATTAATCCGTTTTTATCAAATAGTGATATCGCCACTTAAACCGCCTACTTGCCGCTTTTATCCAACTTGCTCCCATTATGGTTTGGAAGCTGTTCAGCGTTACGGGGCCATTAAAGGTGGATGGCTTGCAATAAAGCGCATTTTAAAATGTCACCCCTTCCATCCAGGTGGAATAGACCCTGTCCCGGATAAATGGGGAAAGAAAAAAGAAAATTAA
- the asnB gene encoding asparagine synthase (glutamine-hydrolyzing): protein MCGFIGCVHDKAQNYSDNQKQQFKNMNDIITHRGPDDDGFYYDDNIQFGFRRLSIIDIESGHQPLTYENERYWIIFNGEIYNYMELREELLKEGLTFSTSSDTEVILSLFSHLKEKAVEKLRGMFAFVIWDKQEQTLYGARDPFGIKPFFYLEDDERTFFASEKKSILLALENDVLNYDSLQHYLTYQFVPEPMTMSAGIKKLEPGHYFTKKIGSPMEIKKYWKARFTPVQKPESEFMKEIKDVLIDSVKMHMRSDVPVGSFLSGGIDSSIIASIAKEFHPGIKTFSVGFERNGFSEIDVAKETAEKLGLENISYVITPEEYMNEIPKIMWHMDDPLADPACVPLYFVAREARKHVTVVLSGEGADELFGGYNIYREPQSLEVFNKIPRVGKSLLRGIAGIMPEGTKGKSFIERGITPMEERYIGNAKMFTEDEKRELLTVYREGLDYTDITRPLYEESRGYDPVDRMQYIDIHTWMRGDILLKADKVTMAHSLELRVPFLDKAVFDIASKIPTSLKTANGTTKYILRKAVEGIVPDHVLTRKKLGFPVPIRHWLKDEMNDWAKKIIRESNTDHLFNKNYLLRLLEDHCQGKADNSRKIWTVLMFMVWHQVYVEEKYTFQTDFSKENALQMMKS, encoded by the coding sequence ATGTGTGGCTTTATTGGTTGTGTACACGACAAAGCACAAAACTATAGTGACAATCAAAAACAACAATTTAAAAATATGAATGATATTATTACACATCGCGGGCCTGATGATGATGGTTTTTATTATGATGATAATATTCAATTTGGTTTCCGCCGTCTAAGCATCATCGATATTGAAAGTGGTCATCAACCGCTCACATATGAAAATGAACGTTACTGGATTATTTTCAATGGAGAAATCTATAACTATATGGAGCTTCGTGAAGAGCTTTTAAAAGAAGGTCTAACATTTTCAACAAGTTCTGATACTGAGGTTATTTTATCCTTATTCAGCCATTTAAAAGAAAAGGCTGTCGAAAAATTGCGTGGGATGTTTGCCTTTGTTATTTGGGATAAACAAGAACAAACGCTATACGGGGCAAGGGATCCATTTGGAATTAAACCATTTTTCTACCTCGAAGACGATGAACGTACATTCTTTGCTTCTGAGAAAAAAAGTATTCTTCTTGCACTTGAAAATGATGTTTTAAACTACGATTCCCTGCAGCATTATTTAACATATCAATTTGTTCCAGAGCCAATGACCATGTCTGCTGGTATTAAAAAACTTGAACCTGGTCATTATTTTACAAAAAAAATTGGCTCCCCTATGGAAATCAAAAAGTATTGGAAAGCACGCTTTACGCCTGTTCAAAAGCCCGAATCCGAATTTATGAAGGAAATTAAGGATGTTCTCATTGATTCTGTTAAAATGCATATGCGCAGTGATGTACCAGTAGGTTCATTCCTTTCTGGTGGAATAGACTCTTCGATCATTGCATCGATTGCAAAAGAGTTCCATCCTGGGATTAAAACATTTTCAGTTGGTTTTGAGAGGAATGGTTTTAGCGAAATTGATGTAGCTAAGGAAACAGCTGAAAAGCTTGGATTGGAAAACATAAGCTATGTAATTACGCCTGAAGAGTACATGAATGAGATTCCTAAGATTATGTGGCATATGGATGACCCGCTTGCAGATCCTGCTTGTGTTCCCCTTTATTTTGTTGCTCGTGAAGCACGCAAGCATGTGACGGTTGTACTTTCAGGGGAAGGTGCAGATGAATTGTTCGGTGGATACAATATTTACCGTGAACCACAATCTCTAGAGGTGTTTAATAAAATACCACGCGTTGGAAAATCACTTCTAAGAGGGATCGCGGGTATTATGCCTGAAGGAACAAAAGGCAAGAGCTTTATCGAACGTGGAATTACACCAATGGAAGAACGGTATATTGGGAATGCCAAAATGTTTACAGAAGATGAAAAAAGGGAGTTATTAACTGTTTACCGTGAAGGCTTGGATTATACAGATATTACTAGGCCCCTTTATGAAGAGAGCCGGGGCTACGATCCAGTTGATCGCATGCAATATATTGACATTCATACATGGATGCGTGGCGATATTTTACTAAAAGCAGATAAAGTGACGATGGCTCATTCCTTAGAATTACGTGTTCCTTTTCTAGATAAAGCTGTGTTTGATATAGCTTCAAAAATACCAACAAGTCTAAAAACAGCGAATGGAACGACAAAATACATTTTACGGAAGGCAGTAGAAGGTATTGTTCCTGACCATGTGCTTACCAGAAAAAAACTAGGCTTCCCTGTCCCGATTCGTCATTGGTTGAAGGATGAAATGAATGATTGGGCGAAAAAAATAATCCGTGAAAGTAACACGGATCATTTATTCAATAAAAACTATTTATTAAGGCTTCTAGAAGATCATTGTCAAGGTAAAGCTGATAATAGCCGGAAAATATGGACAGTGCTTATGTTTATGGTATGGCATCAGGTCTATGTAGAAGAAAAATACACGTTTCAAACTGATTTTTCCAAAGAAAATGCCCTTCAAATGATGAAGAGCTAA
- the pckA gene encoding phosphoenolpyruvate carboxykinase (ATP): MFSIHIPSKLTDLFTNVHSQLSVPQLVEKVLSRNEGILTSTGAISVSTGKYTGRSPKDKYIVVENSTKDKIAWGPNQPITEEAFLQLHDKILHYLKQKDELFVFKGFAGADKKNQLPIQVINEYAWHNLFVHQLFIRPSEEELAEHQPEFTVICAPNFKADPEVDGTNSETFIIISFEHRTVLIGGTEYAGEMKKSIFSIMNFLLPERKNLSMHCSANVGTEGDVALFFGLSGTGKTTLSADSNRRLIGDDEHGWSPNGVFNIEGGCYAKCINLSHEKEPQIFDAIKFGAVLENVILNKETRIADYEDVTLTENTRAAYPLHALDNIVDPSVAGHPNTIIFLTADASGVLPPISKLTKEQAMYHFLSGYTSKLAGTERGITSPEATFSTCFGAPFLPLPATVYAEMLGEKILEHNAKVFLVNTGWTGGEYGVGSRMKLSYTRAMVKAALEGELNNVETVQDEVFGLNIPLHVTGVPDDVLLPNKTWADKDAYVLKAKELSAQFRENFKKFNDVPASIAVDGGPIA, encoded by the coding sequence ATGTTTTCTATACATATTCCAAGTAAGTTAACTGATTTATTTACAAATGTTCATTCGCAATTATCTGTTCCTCAATTAGTTGAAAAAGTATTATCTCGTAATGAAGGAATCTTAACTTCCACAGGTGCTATCAGCGTTTCGACTGGTAAGTATACAGGGAGATCACCAAAGGATAAATATATCGTAGTCGAAAACTCAACTAAAGACAAAATTGCCTGGGGTCCAAACCAACCTATTACTGAAGAAGCCTTTTTACAGCTACATGATAAAATACTACACTATTTAAAACAAAAGGATGAACTCTTTGTATTTAAAGGTTTTGCCGGTGCTGATAAAAAAAACCAACTACCTATTCAAGTAATTAATGAATACGCATGGCATAATTTGTTTGTTCACCAACTATTTATTCGTCCTAGTGAAGAAGAACTAGCCGAACATCAACCTGAATTCACTGTTATTTGTGCTCCTAACTTCAAAGCAGATCCTGAGGTTGATGGAACAAATTCTGAAACGTTTATTATCATATCCTTTGAACACCGTACCGTTTTAATCGGTGGAACCGAGTATGCTGGGGAAATGAAAAAATCAATTTTCTCTATCATGAACTTCCTTTTACCTGAAAGAAAGAATTTATCTATGCACTGTTCAGCAAACGTTGGAACTGAAGGTGATGTCGCATTATTCTTTGGGCTCTCCGGAACAGGAAAAACAACTTTATCAGCTGATTCAAACCGCCGTTTAATTGGTGATGATGAGCACGGATGGTCTCCAAACGGAGTGTTCAATATTGAGGGAGGCTGCTATGCAAAATGCATTAACCTTTCCCATGAAAAAGAGCCACAAATTTTTGACGCAATTAAATTTGGCGCAGTGCTAGAAAATGTAATCTTAAATAAGGAAACTAGGATTGCTGATTATGAGGACGTAACATTAACAGAAAATACTCGTGCCGCCTATCCACTACATGCATTAGATAATATTGTCGATCCAAGCGTTGCTGGTCATCCAAATACTATTATCTTCTTGACTGCTGACGCGTCTGGGGTTCTACCTCCAATCTCGAAACTAACGAAGGAACAAGCTATGTATCACTTCCTTAGTGGCTACACATCTAAACTTGCTGGTACCGAACGTGGAATTACTTCACCAGAAGCAACATTCTCTACTTGCTTCGGTGCTCCTTTCTTACCTCTACCTGCAACAGTGTATGCTGAAATGCTTGGTGAGAAAATTCTTGAACATAATGCTAAAGTTTTCTTAGTCAATACCGGCTGGACTGGTGGAGAATATGGTGTTGGTAGTAGGATGAAACTTTCTTATACAAGAGCGATGGTAAAAGCAGCACTTGAAGGAGAATTAAACAACGTAGAAACTGTCCAGGACGAAGTTTTTGGATTGAACATCCCTCTCCATGTTACAGGTGTTCCAGATGATGTTCTTTTACCAAATAAAACGTGGGCAGACAAGGACGCATATGTACTAAAAGCAAAAGAATTATCTGCCCAGTTCCGTGAGAACTTCAAAAAATTCAATGATGTCCCTGCATCAATTGCGGTTGATGGCGGGCCAATAGCATAA
- the metK gene encoding methionine adenosyltransferase, protein MSTKRRLFTSESVTEGHPDKICDQISDSILDAILAKDANARVAAETSVTTGLVLVAGEITTSTYVDIPKIVRETIRGIGYNRAKYGFDAETCAVLTSIDEQSADIAMGVDQALESREGQMSDEEIDAIGAGDQGLMFGYACNETKELMPLPISLAHKLARRLTEVRKDEVLAYLRPDGKTQVTVEYDEFNKPVRIDTIVISTQHSPDVTLEQIQRNLKEFVINPVVPKELIDENTKYFINPTGRFVIGGPQGDAGLTGRKIIVDTYGGYARHGGGAFSGKDPTKVDRSAAYAARYVAKNIVAAGLADKCEVQLAYAIGVARPVSISVDTFGTGTVSEDVLVDLVSGNFDLRPAGIIKMLDLRRPIYKQTAAYGHFGRTDIDLPWERTDKADTLREQAGSL, encoded by the coding sequence ATGTCAACAAAGCGTCGTTTGTTCACTTCTGAATCAGTAACTGAAGGTCATCCTGACAAGATCTGTGACCAAATTTCTGATTCTATTTTAGATGCAATTTTAGCTAAGGATGCTAATGCCCGCGTTGCGGCTGAAACATCTGTAACAACAGGTTTAGTCCTCGTTGCAGGGGAAATCACCACGTCTACATATGTGGACATTCCAAAAATCGTTCGTGAAACGATTAGAGGTATTGGATACAATCGTGCAAAATACGGTTTTGATGCTGAAACATGTGCAGTCTTAACTTCTATTGATGAGCAGTCCGCAGATATTGCAATGGGTGTTGACCAAGCACTTGAATCTCGTGAAGGCCAAATGTCTGATGAAGAAATTGATGCAATTGGAGCAGGTGACCAAGGTTTAATGTTTGGTTATGCGTGTAACGAAACAAAAGAGCTTATGCCCCTTCCTATTTCACTTGCACACAAGCTTGCTCGTCGTTTGACCGAAGTCCGCAAAGATGAGGTTCTTGCATATCTTCGTCCGGATGGAAAAACCCAAGTAACGGTTGAGTATGATGAGTTTAACAAACCTGTACGTATTGATACAATTGTAATCTCAACTCAGCATTCTCCGGATGTTACTTTAGAGCAAATTCAACGTAATTTAAAAGAATTTGTCATTAATCCGGTTGTTCCAAAAGAATTAATCGATGAAAATACAAAATACTTCATTAACCCTACTGGCCGTTTTGTTATCGGCGGACCACAAGGAGATGCAGGTCTAACAGGCCGTAAAATTATCGTTGATACTTACGGTGGTTATGCTCGCCATGGCGGTGGTGCATTCTCCGGTAAGGATCCTACAAAAGTGGACCGTTCTGCTGCATATGCCGCTCGTTATGTTGCGAAAAATATTGTAGCAGCAGGACTTGCAGACAAATGTGAAGTACAGCTTGCTTATGCAATCGGTGTAGCAAGACCGGTTTCTATTTCTGTCGATACATTTGGTACTGGTACAGTAAGTGAAGATGTTTTAGTTGATCTAGTAAGTGGGAATTTTGATCTTCGCCCAGCTGGAATCATTAAAATGCTTGATCTTCGCCGCCCAATTTACAAACAAACGGCAGCATACGGTCACTTTGGCCGTACTGACATTGATCTTCCTTGGGAGCGTACAGATAAAGCAGATACATTACGCGAACAAGCTGGAAGTCTCTAA
- a CDS encoding S-ribosylhomocysteine lyase: MPSVESFELDHNTVKAPYVRHCGVHKVGTNGVVNKFDIRFCQPNKQSMKPDAIHTLEHLLAFTIRKHVEKYNHFDIIDISPMGCQTGFYLIVSGEPKVEEIIDLLEDTMKDALEIIDIPAANEKQCGQAKLHDLEGAKHLMNFWLEQSKADLKQVFA; the protein is encoded by the coding sequence TTGCCGTCAGTTGAAAGCTTTGAATTGGATCATAATACCGTGAAAGCCCCCTATGTTAGACATTGTGGTGTCCATAAAGTAGGAACCAATGGAGTTGTTAATAAATTCGATATCCGTTTTTGTCAGCCAAACAAACAGTCAATGAAACCAGATGCCATCCATACCCTTGAGCATCTTTTAGCCTTTACTATTCGCAAGCATGTTGAAAAATATAACCATTTCGATATTATTGATATTTCTCCAATGGGTTGCCAAACAGGTTTTTATCTTATCGTAAGTGGAGAACCTAAAGTAGAAGAGATTATTGACCTTCTCGAAGATACGATGAAGGATGCACTTGAAATTATCGATATTCCAGCTGCTAATGAAAAACAATGCGGTCAAGCAAAGCTTCATGATTTAGAAGGAGCTAAGCACTTAATGAATTTTTGGTTAGAACAAAGCAAAGCTGATCTAAAACAAGTTTTTGCATAA
- a CDS encoding prolyl oligopeptidase family serine peptidase, whose protein sequence is MDEHNGKIITIHRFPSPNPDVSLKVITYFSKGLKVKGLLAEPINKIVHDGFLYLRGGIKNVGRVRPARIAQFASEGFIVFAPFYRGNQGGEGYEDFAGQDREDAFAAFLLLKSLPNVKDIHVFGFSRGGVMALLTAIEFPEAASVVTWGGVSDMTLTYMERNDLRKMMKRVIGGTPSKFPLRYHVRTPLYQLEKMSAPLLIIHGVQDQNVSVEHAYRLERRLKSLHKPVESWYFADFTHYFPPGINRKLVVDLTRWMKNQCKR, encoded by the coding sequence TTGGACGAGCATAATGGGAAAATTATCACTATTCATCGATTCCCTTCTCCAAATCCGGATGTATCATTAAAGGTTATTACGTATTTTTCTAAGGGCTTAAAAGTGAAAGGATTGCTAGCAGAACCGATAAATAAGATTGTTCATGATGGTTTTTTATATTTAAGGGGTGGTATTAAAAATGTTGGGAGGGTAAGGCCAGCACGGATTGCCCAATTTGCCTCCGAGGGCTTTATTGTATTTGCTCCCTTTTATCGAGGAAATCAAGGTGGAGAGGGGTATGAGGATTTTGCCGGGCAGGATCGTGAAGATGCTTTTGCTGCTTTTTTATTGCTTAAGTCGCTCCCAAATGTAAAAGACATCCATGTATTTGGATTTTCACGTGGGGGGGTTATGGCATTATTGACAGCAATTGAGTTTCCAGAAGCCGCAAGTGTTGTGACGTGGGGCGGTGTCAGTGATATGACATTAACCTATATGGAGAGAAATGACTTAAGAAAAATGATGAAACGCGTTATTGGTGGAACACCTAGTAAATTTCCGTTACGATATCATGTAAGGACGCCTCTATATCAATTGGAGAAAATGTCTGCTCCTCTACTTATTATTCATGGAGTTCAAGATCAAAATGTTTCTGTTGAGCATGCATATCGGTTGGAAAGGCGTCTAAAATCTTTACATAAACCAGTTGAGAGTTGGTACTTTGCTGATTTTACTCACTACTTTCCCCCAGGCATTAATAGAAAATTGGTGGTTGATTTGACAAGGTGGATGAAAAATCAATGTAAAAGATGA
- the menC gene encoding o-succinylbenzoate synthase: MRISSIQIYVIKMPLKSPFLTHLGAVTDREGIIVKVTDLDGASGYGEGVAFSSPWYTEETVQTSLHMLNDFLIPLLKKNPIQHPKELSKVFQSIRRNNMAKSALETAVWDLYAKRNSTPLSKILGGIREKIPSGVVVATDSSVKALTQIEDYLGQGYQRFKIKIHPGQDITLLSEIRRSYPELPIMADANSSYTLKDIDRLKALDEFNLLMIEQPLAFDDLIEHAILQKEVKTPICLDESIVTFDDARKAVEYGSCQVINIKVGRVGGLYEAKRIHDYCLEKNIKVWCGGMIEFGVSRAHNIALATLPGFTIPGDISASSRFWDEDIIFPEVIVENGWVKIPTEPGIGFQINEKRLREILVAERNYPF, encoded by the coding sequence ATGAGGATTTCATCCATTCAAATTTATGTGATTAAAATGCCGCTAAAATCTCCATTTCTTACTCATTTAGGCGCAGTGACCGATCGGGAAGGTATAATTGTCAAGGTAACAGATCTGGACGGTGCTTCCGGGTATGGAGAAGGGGTTGCCTTTTCATCCCCATGGTATACAGAGGAAACAGTCCAAACAAGCCTTCATATGCTAAATGATTTCCTGATACCATTGTTAAAAAAGAACCCCATTCAGCATCCGAAGGAACTATCTAAAGTATTTCAATCGATTCGAAGAAATAATATGGCAAAATCTGCTCTTGAAACAGCAGTATGGGATCTGTATGCAAAAAGAAATTCTACACCTTTATCGAAAATCCTTGGTGGAATCCGTGAGAAGATTCCTTCTGGGGTTGTGGTTGCCACTGATTCAAGTGTAAAAGCTCTTACTCAAATCGAAGATTATTTAGGACAGGGTTATCAACGTTTCAAAATTAAGATTCATCCTGGACAGGATATTACATTGCTTTCAGAAATTCGCCGCTCCTATCCGGAACTTCCCATTATGGCGGATGCCAATTCTTCCTATACTTTAAAGGATATTGACAGGCTAAAAGCATTGGACGAATTCAATTTGTTGATGATTGAACAGCCACTTGCCTTTGATGATCTAATTGAGCATGCTATCCTTCAAAAAGAGGTAAAGACACCGATTTGTTTGGATGAAAGTATCGTAACATTTGATGATGCCAGAAAGGCCGTTGAATACGGAAGTTGTCAAGTGATTAACATTAAAGTTGGCCGGGTTGGTGGACTTTACGAAGCAAAGCGGATCCATGATTATTGCCTCGAAAAAAATATCAAGGTTTGGTGTGGAGGCATGATTGAATTTGGAGTTTCTCGAGCACATAATATTGCGCTTGCAACGCTTCCTGGGTTCACTATTCCTGGGGATATTTCTGCCTCAAGCCGGTTCTGGGATGAAGATATTATTTTTCCAGAAGTTATCGTAGAAAATGGATGGGTAAAGATACCGACTGAGCCTGGAATTGGGTTTCAAATAAATGAAAAAAGGCTTCGGGAAATACTGGTTGCTGAAAGGAATTATCCTTTTTAG
- a CDS encoding DUF2584 domain-containing protein — MGMPLELNTMIVTKGREKRVEENLFILEKAGYRLYPIDIPIEVRKAIESDSNGIAIIKKVEWHNSQTILTYQLVSLNSTN; from the coding sequence ATGGGTATGCCCCTTGAATTAAATACGATGATTGTGACAAAAGGTAGAGAAAAACGGGTAGAAGAAAACCTTTTTATTTTAGAAAAAGCCGGATACCGTTTATATCCGATAGATATTCCAATTGAGGTAAGAAAGGCGATTGAGAGTGATTCTAATGGGATTGCTATTATCAAAAAAGTAGAATGGCATAATAGTCAAACCATTTTAACTTATCAATTGGTATCATTGAATTCAACAAATTGA
- the ytkD gene encoding RNA deprotection pyrophosphohydrolase, which yields MKKFLDTSGNEVELSFSACSFEEKAKHVLVICQYQNSWLLTHHKTRGLEFPGGKVEVGETLEEAAKREVYEETGALVADFVLIGEYRVLDPKGSFVKAVFWGQVERIDKKSSYFETNGPITIKGDILRLRFGNEYSFIMKDLVIKECIKKIKQIKAKRGREKIVVESAIL from the coding sequence ATGAAAAAATTTTTAGATACCAGTGGAAATGAAGTGGAACTCTCTTTTTCCGCATGTTCCTTTGAGGAGAAAGCGAAGCATGTTCTGGTTATATGCCAATATCAAAATAGCTGGTTATTGACCCATCACAAAACTCGAGGCCTGGAATTTCCGGGTGGAAAAGTGGAGGTAGGGGAAACTCTTGAAGAGGCGGCCAAAAGAGAGGTATATGAAGAAACAGGGGCTCTAGTAGCTGATTTTGTCCTGATAGGGGAATATCGAGTGTTGGACCCAAAAGGATCATTTGTTAAAGCTGTTTTTTGGGGGCAGGTTGAGAGAATCGACAAAAAGAGTAGCTACTTCGAAACAAATGGACCGATAACAATCAAAGGTGATATTTTGCGGTTGCGATTTGGTAATGAATACAGCTTTATCATGAAAGACTTGGTCATCAAAGAATGTATTAAGAAAATTAAACAAATTAAAGCTAAAAGGGGTAGGGAAAAGATTGTAGTAGAATCTGCTATTCTCTAA
- a CDS encoding carbonic anhydrase, translating to MTLLNEILEYNKTFVENREYENYDRNKMPKKRMVILTCMDTRLLELLPKAINVSNGDVKTVKNAGAIVSHPFGSIMRSILLAVYELQADEVFVIGHHDCGVSGLRAETVIESMKKRGISEDTLNTLTNSGIKFKKWLHGFDNVTESVAHSVGVIKNHPLMPADVPVHGLVIDPSTGKLDLVVEGYKN from the coding sequence ATGACATTATTAAATGAAATTTTAGAGTACAATAAAACATTTGTAGAAAATCGTGAATATGAAAATTATGATAGAAATAAAATGCCAAAAAAACGAATGGTTATTCTTACTTGTATGGATACAAGGTTACTTGAATTATTACCAAAAGCCATTAATGTAAGTAATGGAGATGTTAAAACAGTAAAAAACGCTGGGGCAATTGTGTCGCATCCATTTGGTAGTATTATGCGCAGTATTCTTTTAGCTGTATATGAATTACAAGCTGATGAGGTATTTGTTATTGGTCATCATGACTGCGGTGTGAGCGGTTTAAGGGCAGAGACTGTCATTGAAAGTATGAAAAAAAGAGGAATATCAGAAGACACCCTTAATACACTTACAAATTCAGGAATAAAGTTCAAAAAATGGTTGCATGGCTTTGATAACGTCACGGAAAGTGTGGCACATAGTGTGGGTGTCATTAAAAATCATCCACTGATGCCAGCAGATGTCCCAGTTCATGGGTTAGTTATTGATCCAAGTACAGGAAAACTTGATCTTGTTGTTGAAGGATACAAAAATTAA
- a CDS encoding metal ABC transporter substrate-binding protein has product MKRFIVLLSFLIPISLFLAACSNSNIQPQKNANKLSIYTTVFPLQYFTEQIGGKYVDVKTVYPPGADEHTFEPSQKDMMNLADSDLFFYIGLGLEGFVEKAKQTLKDENVKLMPVADNLKLPKMTGTAQDEDQPGDVNPHVWLDPVYSKEMSAIIRDELIKKMPKNKAFFTQNYNKLAKELDVLNQNYQKTISESKNKNIIVTHAAFGYWETRYGLKQISISGLSTTNEPSQKQLENVVSLAEQQGIHYVLFEQNFNSKLGNIVQEEIGAKPLTIHNLAVLTQENINNNETYFTLMNKNLTTLKTALNK; this is encoded by the coding sequence ATGAAAAGATTTATCGTTTTACTATCTTTCCTAATACCCATCAGCCTTTTCCTTGCTGCATGTTCCAATAGTAATATTCAACCACAAAAAAATGCCAACAAGTTATCTATCTATACGACAGTATTCCCACTTCAATATTTTACAGAACAAATTGGTGGAAAATATGTGGATGTAAAGACTGTTTATCCGCCTGGTGCTGACGAACATACCTTTGAACCCTCGCAAAAGGATATGATGAACCTTGCAGATTCTGACTTATTTTTTTATATTGGCCTAGGACTTGAAGGTTTTGTTGAAAAAGCCAAACAAACATTAAAAGATGAAAATGTTAAACTTATGCCTGTTGCAGATAACCTAAAGCTTCCAAAAATGACCGGAACAGCGCAGGATGAGGATCAACCTGGAGATGTAAACCCGCATGTTTGGTTAGACCCAGTCTATTCAAAAGAAATGTCTGCTATTATAAGGGATGAACTGATTAAAAAAATGCCCAAAAATAAAGCATTCTTTACCCAAAATTATAATAAACTCGCAAAAGAACTAGATGTTCTCAATCAAAATTATCAAAAGACAATCAGCGAGTCGAAAAATAAAAATATTATTGTTACACACGCAGCATTCGGGTATTGGGAGACTCGATATGGATTAAAACAAATTAGCATATCAGGATTATCTACAACAAATGAACCCTCCCAAAAGCAATTAGAGAATGTTGTTTCGCTAGCTGAACAACAGGGAATTCATTATGTCTTGTTCGAGCAAAATTTCAATTCAAAATTAGGAAATATTGTTCAAGAAGAAATAGGTGCAAAGCCCCTAACGATCCACAATTTGGCTGTTTTAACACAGGAAAATATCAACAATAATGAAACTTACTTTACTCTCATGAACAAAAACCTTACTACACTAAAAACTGCATTGAATAAGTAA